In Rhipicephalus microplus isolate Deutch F79 chromosome 7, USDA_Rmic, whole genome shotgun sequence, one genomic interval encodes:
- the LOC119180139 gene encoding uncharacterized protein LOC119180139 codes for MNTFTLVVTCLLVAGAHCSAIVTYGIPAAYSVEHHSVIHQPVVYQTAVRTPAVAHHKELVHVPHHEYGYTVEQSKLVQPKSTVVHHDPLTGVPYQQTDYHHAPVVTSSRSSVHHSRPGYVAERTRTYVF; via the exons ATGAACACCTTC ACCTTGGTCGTCACTTGCCTTCTGGTGGCTGGAGCCCACTGCAGTGCCATAGTGACCTACGGCATTCCAGCCGCCTATTCGGTGGAGCACCATTCCGTGATTCACCAGCCCGTGGTGTACCAGACCGCGGTCAGGACCCCCGCGGTGGCGCACCACAAGGAGCTGGTGCACGTGCCGCACCACGAGTACGGTTACACCGTCGAGCAGAGCAAGCTCGTCCAGCCAAAGTCCACCGTCGTCCACCACGACCCACTCACCGG CGTGCCCTACCAGCAGACCGACTACCACCACGCCCCAGTGGTCACCAGTTCCCGAAGCTCCGTGCACCACAGCCGACCGGGCTACGTTGCCGAGCGTACCAGGACGTACGTCTTCTGA